In Lepisosteus oculatus isolate fLepOcu1 chromosome 28, fLepOcu1.hap2, whole genome shotgun sequence, the following proteins share a genomic window:
- the LOC102695806 gene encoding junction plakoglobin-like — MAMQVTESTEKVHQWQIDSGIHSGTSTTAHSMRGFPEEDAFETKGYTITTTTYTTESPADVESQLALTRAQRVRAAMYPETVMGETILSTQIDSSQQTNVQKLAEPSQLLKTAIIHLINYQDDAELATRAVPELTKLLNDDDQVVVNKAAMIVNQLTRKDASRRVLMQSPQMVAAVVRTMQNTSDMETARCTASILHNLSHQREGLLAIFKSGGIPALVRMLSSPMESVLFYAITTLHNLLLHQEGAKMAVRLADGLQRMVPLLKKSNPKFLAITTDCLQLLSYGNQESKLIILANGGPEGLVQIMRNYNYEKLLWTTSRVLKVLSVCPSNKPAIVEAGGMQALGKHLTGSSQRLMQNCLWTLRNLSDAATKQDGLDGLLQVLVSQLGSDDVNVLTCATGILSNLTCNNSRNKTLVTQSNGVESLIHAILRAGEKEDITEPAVCALRHLTSRHSDAEVAQNAVRMHYGIPAIVKLLNQPYYWPVIKAAVGLIRNLALCPANQAPLRDAGTIPRLVNLLVKAHQDAQRQTTSSAQQTYQDGVRMEEIVEGSTGALHILARDPINRSEIASLHTIPLFVQLLYSPIENVKRVAAGVLCELALDKQSSEEIDAEGASAPLMELLHSNNEGIATYAAAVLFRISEDKNSDYRKRVSVELTHSLFKHDPASWEMAHNAVQMEPVYPGDEPDAGFNAYGYQVEGMGMGMGMDHVVLEGDMGMHMPDDEFLHDGYDSMNRQGYSEQY, encoded by the exons ATGGCCATGCAAG TGACCGAGTCGACGGAGAAGGTGCACCAGTGGCAGATTGACTCTGGGATCCACAGTGGCACCTCCACCACGGCCCACTCCATGCGCGGATTCCCAGAGGAAGACGCGTTCGAGACGAAGGGCTACACCATCACCACGACCACCTACACCACAGAGAGCCCTGCAG ATGTGGAGTCCCAGCTCGCCCTGACGCGGGCGCAGCGGGTGCGAGCGGCCATGTACCCGGAGACCGTGATGGGGGAGACCATCCTGTCCACGCAGATCGACTCCAGCCAGCAGACCAACGTGCAGAAGCTGGCCGAGCCCTCGCAGCTGCTGAAGACGGCCATCATCCACCTCATCAACTACCAGGATGACGCCGAGCTGGCCACCCGCGCCGTGCCGGAGCTCACCAAGCTGCTGAACGACGACGACCAG GTGGTGGTGAACAAGGCGGCGATGATCGTGAACCAGCTGACGCGGAAGGACGCGTCGCGCCGCGTGCTGATGCAGTCCCCGCAGATGGTGGCGGCGGTGGTGCGGACCATGCAGAACACCAGCGACATGGAGACGGCGCGCTGCACCGCCAGCATCCTGCACAACCTGTCGCACCAGCGCGAGGGGCTGCTGGCCATCTTCAAGTCCGGGGGCATCCCTGCCCTGGTGCGCATGCTCAG cTCCCCCATGGAGTCGGTGCTCTTCTACGCCATCACCACTCTGCACAACCTGCTGCTGCACCAGGAGGGCGCCAAGATGGCCGTGCGGCTGGCGGACGGCCTGCAGCGCATGGTCCCCCTGCTGAAGAAGAGCAACCCCAAGTTCCTGGCCATCACCACCGACTGCCTGCAGCTGCTGTCCTACGGCAACCAGGAGAGCAAG TTGATCATCCTGGCCAACGGTGGCCCTGAAGGGCTGGTGCAAATCATGCGCAACTACAACTACGAGAAGCTGCTGTGGACAACCAGCCGTGTGCTgaaggtgctgtctgtgtgtcccagCAACAAGCCGGCCATCGTGGAGGCAG GTGGGATGCAGGCCCTGGGGAAGCACCTGACCGGCTCCAGCCAGCGGCTCATGCAGAACTGCCTGTGGACTCTGAGGAACCTGTCCGACGCCGCCACCAAGCAG GACGGGCTGGATGGGCTCCTGCAGGTCCTGGTGTCCCAGCTGGGCTCGGACGACGTCAACGTCCTGACCTGCGCCACGGGCATCCTGTCCAACCTCACCTGCAACAACAGCCGCAACAAGACGCTGGTGACGCAGAGCAACGGGGTGGAGTCGCTGATCCATGCCATCCTGCGCGCCGGCGAGAAGGAGGACATCACCGAGCCTGCCGTCTGCGCCCTGCGCCACCTGACCAGCCGCCACTCCGACGCCGAGGTGGCGCAGAACGCCGTGCGCATGCACTACGGCATCCCTGCCATCGTCAAGCTGCTCAACCAGCCGTACTACTGGCCCGTCATCAAG GCTGCTGTGGGTCTAATCCGGAACCTGGCGCTGTGCCCGGCCAACCAGGCCCCCCTGCGTGATGCGGGCACCATCCCGCGGCTGGTGAACCTGCTGGTGAAGGCACACCAGGACGCCCAGCGCCAGACCACCTCCAGCGCCCAGCAGACATACCAG GACGGCGTGAGGATGGAGGAGATCGTGGAGGGCTCCACTGGCGCTCTGCACATCCTGGCCCGTGACCCCATCAACAGGAGCGAGATCGCCAGCCTGCACACCATCCCTCTCTTCGTCCAG CTCCTCTACTCGCCCATCGAGAACGTGAAGCGCGTGGCGGCTGGCGTGCTGTGTGAGCTGGCGCTGGACAAGCAGTCGTCCGAGGAGATCGACGCAGAGGGCGCCTCCGCCCCGCTGATGGAACTGCTGCACTCCAACAACGAGGGCATCG ccacCTATGCCGCGGCCGTGCTCTTCCGCATCTCCGAGGACAAGAACTCCGACTACCGGAAGCGTGTTTCCGTGGAGCTGACCCACTCTCTGTTCAAGCACGACCCCGCCTCCTGGGAGATG GCCCACAATGCTGTGCAGATGGAACCTGTCTATCCTGGCGACG AGCCTGACGCCGGCTTCAACGCCTACGGGTACCAGGTGGAGGGCATGGGCATGGGCATGGGCATGGACCACGTGGTCCTGGAGGGAGACATGGGAATGCACATGCCGGACGATGAGTTCCTGCACGACGGCTACGACAGCATGAACAGGCAGGGGTACTCCGAGCAATACTAG